From the Exiguobacterium aurantiacum genome, one window contains:
- the rplQ gene encoding 50S ribosomal protein L17, whose product MAYSKLGRTSSQRKALLRDLATDLIINERIQTTEQKAKELRPVVEKLITLGKRGDLHARRQVASFVRKENAGEKDAIQKLFEDVAPRYAERQGGYTRIMKVGPRRGDGAEVVIIELV is encoded by the coding sequence ATGGCTTATTCGAAACTTGGCCGTACAAGCTCACAACGTAAGGCACTTTTACGTGATCTTGCAACTGACCTTATTATCAACGAGCGCATTCAAACAACTGAACAAAAAGCGAAGGAACTTCGCCCAGTCGTTGAAAAATTGATCACTCTTGGGAAACGTGGCGATCTTCATGCCCGTCGTCAAGTAGCTTCATTCGTTCGTAAAGAGAACGCTGGAGAAAAAGACGCAATCCAAAAATTGTTCGAAGACGTGGCACCACGCTACGCTGAACGTCAAGGTGGATACACACGCATCATGAAAGTCGGCCCACGCCGCGGTGACGGTGCGGAAGTCGTAATCATCGAACTCGTCTAA
- a CDS encoding energy-coupling factor transporter ATPase, with the protein MESQIMVRDIVFRYPGQTEPALNGLSLDVYKGEWLAIVGHNGSGKSTLTKLWNGLLLPQEGEVRVETLDPTDATDVWDVRKRIGVVFQNPDNQFVGATVRDDVAFSLENMGLPRQEMVRRIDDSLARVGLSELADREPHQLSGGQKQRVAIASALAMRPHVLVLDEATSMLDPIGRKEVIETVQQLVSEGMTVVAITHELDEVLFADRIIALSKGKIAMTGTPEDVFQNPEALRAIQLDVPFIVRMQLELKERGIPLDRLMLQHSELVNHLCRLALKK; encoded by the coding sequence ATGGAATCTCAAATTATGGTACGCGATATCGTGTTTCGTTACCCGGGACAAACCGAGCCAGCCTTAAACGGGTTGTCACTCGACGTATACAAAGGGGAATGGCTCGCCATCGTTGGCCATAACGGTTCTGGGAAGTCGACTTTGACGAAGTTGTGGAATGGGCTTTTGCTTCCTCAGGAAGGAGAAGTCCGGGTAGAGACACTCGATCCAACGGACGCCACAGACGTGTGGGACGTTCGGAAACGAATCGGTGTCGTCTTCCAAAATCCCGACAACCAGTTTGTCGGGGCGACCGTGCGCGATGATGTGGCATTTTCTCTCGAAAACATGGGACTTCCACGTCAAGAAATGGTTCGTCGAATTGATGACAGTCTAGCGCGCGTTGGATTATCGGAACTAGCGGACCGTGAACCGCATCAGTTATCCGGTGGACAAAAGCAGCGCGTTGCGATTGCTTCGGCTCTCGCAATGCGCCCGCATGTCCTCGTGCTCGATGAAGCTACCTCGATGCTCGACCCGATTGGGCGCAAAGAGGTGATTGAAACGGTACAACAGCTCGTCTCAGAAGGGATGACCGTTGTCGCCATTACCCACGAGCTCGACGAAGTGTTGTTTGCCGACCGTATCATTGCGTTGTCGAAAGGCAAGATTGCGATGACCGGCACACCCGAAGACGTGTTTCAAAACCCGGAGGCGTTACGAGCTATCCAGCTCGATGTGCCGTTTATTGTCCGGATGCAACTCGAACTGAAGGAACGGGGCATACCACTCGATCGTCTGATGCTACAACATTCGGAGTTGGTGAACCATCTATGCCGATTAGCATTGAAGAAGTGA
- a CDS encoding energy-coupling factor transporter ATPase gives MPISIEEVTYQYQLNTPFERTALRDVNVTIPSGALVAFLGHTGSGKSTLVQHMNGLLRPTKGRVVVDDIEVRAITKRRDKKQSLLPLRRRVGLVFQYPEHQLFEETVERDVMFGPRNFGASEDEAKERAHTALRLVGLDETLWGRSPFDLSGGQMRRVAIAGVLASRPDVLVVDEPTAGLDPLGRREMLALFKRLKQELDLTLILVSHDMDDVLAYAERVVVMERGKVAFDGDPFDLFKDEALVEALQLEIPHVLRFAGELAPVFGVATPTLRTEDELADWIAFELRKGRAT, from the coding sequence ATGCCGATTAGCATTGAAGAAGTGACTTACCAATATCAATTGAATACTCCGTTTGAACGAACCGCGCTGCGCGATGTGAATGTAACGATTCCGTCGGGGGCGCTTGTTGCGTTTCTTGGCCATACTGGATCAGGCAAATCAACGCTCGTTCAACATATGAACGGCCTGCTACGGCCGACAAAAGGGCGTGTCGTCGTCGATGACATCGAAGTCCGCGCGATCACGAAGCGTCGCGACAAAAAGCAAAGCCTCTTACCGCTTCGGCGCCGCGTTGGGCTCGTCTTTCAATATCCGGAACATCAACTATTTGAAGAGACGGTCGAACGCGACGTCATGTTCGGTCCACGAAATTTCGGGGCGTCTGAAGACGAAGCAAAAGAACGGGCTCATACGGCGTTGCGTCTCGTCGGCCTGGATGAAACGTTATGGGGCCGTTCCCCGTTCGATCTCTCCGGCGGACAGATGCGCCGTGTCGCCATCGCCGGCGTGCTCGCGAGCCGTCCCGATGTTCTCGTCGTGGATGAGCCGACGGCTGGACTTGACCCGCTTGGCCGTCGCGAGATGCTCGCGCTCTTCAAACGATTAAAACAAGAACTCGATTTGACGCTCATTCTCGTCTCGCACGATATGGACGACGTGTTGGCGTACGCAGAACGTGTCGTCGTCATGGAACGGGGCAAGGTCGCCTTTGACGGGGATCCGTTCGACCTGTTCAAAGACGAGGCGCTCGTCGAGGCGCTCCAGCTCGAGATTCCGCACGTGCTCCGTTTCGCGGGTGAGCTCGCTCCTGTGTTCGGTGTCGCGACACCGACTTTACGGACCGAAGACGAGCTAGCGGACTGGATTGCGTTCGAATTGAGAAAGGGGAGAGCGACATGA
- a CDS encoding energy-coupling factor transporter transmembrane component T family protein, whose product MIIGQYIPGHSWLHTLDARAKTLFILGFIPIVFLADNLWTNVFLLGFTLFAVRLSQLSWRYLWNGLKMILFLIIFTLLLQLFFNRDGTELISFGPFAIYSEGVRMGLIVSLRFFYLVMLTTLVTLTTTPMELTDSIEAGLRPLERFRVPAHEIALMLSISLRFLPTLADETDRIMKAQQARGVDLKSGPLKDRLKAVVPLMIPLFVSAFKRAEDLATAMEARGYRGGEGRTRLREMTWHRRDTALLLIFVVVTLILIGLRGIG is encoded by the coding sequence ATGATCATCGGTCAGTACATCCCGGGTCATTCCTGGCTCCACACACTCGATGCGCGAGCCAAGACGTTGTTCATCCTCGGGTTCATTCCGATCGTCTTTTTAGCGGATAACTTATGGACGAACGTGTTCTTGCTCGGTTTTACCTTGTTCGCCGTGAGACTGTCGCAACTGTCCTGGCGGTATTTGTGGAATGGCTTGAAGATGATTTTATTCCTAATCATTTTTACGCTGTTGCTGCAACTGTTCTTTAATCGAGATGGGACGGAGTTGATTTCATTCGGACCGTTCGCGATTTATTCGGAAGGGGTCCGCATGGGCTTGATCGTCTCGCTCCGTTTCTTCTATCTCGTCATGCTGACGACACTCGTCACGCTGACGACGACGCCGATGGAACTGACCGATTCGATTGAGGCGGGGCTCCGTCCGTTAGAGCGGTTCCGGGTACCGGCCCATGAGATCGCCCTCATGCTGTCGATCTCGCTACGATTCTTGCCGACATTGGCCGATGAGACGGATCGCATCATGAAAGCTCAGCAGGCGCGAGGCGTCGACTTGAAGAGTGGGCCGCTCAAGGATCGCTTGAAGGCAGTCGTCCCGCTCATGATTCCATTGTTCGTGTCGGCGTTTAAGCGTGCTGAGGACCTCGCTACGGCAATGGAGGCTCGCGGGTACCGTGGGGGTGAAGGACGGACGCGCTTGCGTGAGATGACGTGGCATCGTCGTGACACGGCGTTACTCCTCATCTTTGTCGTTGTGACACTCATCTTGATTGGATTGCGAGGGATAGGATGA
- the truA gene encoding tRNA pseudouridine(38-40) synthase TruA, whose amino-acid sequence MKRIKLTIAYDGTNYAGYQVQPNGNTVQAEVEAVLARMHSQMVKVVASGRTDARVHARGQVLHFDTHLAMPADRFVKALNAMLPDDILVRTAEEVDLSFHARYGAKRKEYRYFFRSDADPFRRHHAVTVTYPLDYERMRQALRMLVGTHDFTSFSVTKAEVEDRVRTIYEAELVEAGDEMYIRFVGSGFLYNQVRIMVGTLIEVGRGKYEPSDVSRMLASKDRRSAGITAPPQGLYLWNVNYEKVD is encoded by the coding sequence ATGAAGCGAATTAAATTGACGATTGCGTATGATGGAACGAACTATGCCGGCTACCAGGTACAACCGAACGGGAATACGGTTCAAGCTGAAGTAGAGGCCGTCTTGGCGCGCATGCATAGCCAGATGGTCAAGGTAGTGGCTTCGGGCCGTACGGACGCCCGTGTGCATGCTCGGGGACAAGTACTACACTTTGATACGCACCTCGCGATGCCCGCCGATCGGTTCGTCAAAGCGTTGAACGCGATGTTGCCCGATGATATTCTCGTCCGGACTGCCGAAGAGGTCGATCTATCGTTTCATGCACGCTACGGGGCGAAGCGAAAAGAATATCGTTATTTCTTCCGAAGTGACGCCGACCCGTTCCGGCGTCACCATGCCGTGACGGTCACGTACCCGCTCGATTATGAGCGGATGAGGCAAGCGCTTCGCATGCTTGTCGGCACCCACGACTTCACTTCCTTCTCGGTGACGAAGGCGGAAGTCGAGGACCGTGTTCGGACAATCTATGAAGCGGAACTCGTCGAGGCGGGCGATGAGATGTACATCCGTTTCGTCGGCTCGGGGTTTCTCTATAACCAAGTCCGGATCATGGTAGGGACGTTAATCGAAGTCGGGCGAGGGAAATATGAGCCGTCGGACGTGAGCCGGATGCTCGCCTCAAAAGACCGGCGCAGCGCTGGGATTACAGCCCCACCGCAAGGTCTTTATTTGTGGAATGTGAATTATGAAAAAGTAGATTGA
- the rplM gene encoding 50S ribosomal protein L13, translated as MRTTFMAKASEVERKWLLIDAEGKTLGRLTSEVASLLRGKHKPTFTPNVDCGDHVIIINAEKIHLTGNKMNDKIYYRHSGHPGGLKSQTAKELLAKRPERMLELAIKGMLPKGSLGRQSFTKLHVYAGAEHNHAAQKPEVYELRG; from the coding sequence ATGCGCACGACATTCATGGCAAAAGCATCTGAAGTAGAACGCAAATGGCTCCTTATCGACGCAGAAGGCAAAACACTTGGTCGTTTGACTAGTGAAGTAGCATCACTTCTTCGCGGTAAGCACAAGCCGACTTTCACACCAAACGTTGATTGCGGAGACCACGTCATCATCATCAACGCTGAGAAAATCCACTTGACTGGTAACAAAATGAACGACAAGATTTACTACCGTCATTCAGGTCATCCAGGCGGTTTGAAATCACAAACTGCAAAAGAGCTTCTCGCAAAACGTCCAGAGCGTATGCTTGAACTCGCAATCAAAGGGATGCTTCCAAAAGGATCACTTGGTCGTCAATCATTCACTAAACTCCACGTTTACGCTGGAGCTGAGCACAACCACGCAGCACAAAAACCAGAAGTTTACGAACTTCGCGGTTAA